A single region of the Anopheles funestus chromosome X, idAnoFuneDA-416_04, whole genome shotgun sequence genome encodes:
- the LOC125769422 gene encoding uncharacterized protein LOC125769422, whose translation MLIQFLPCKTNPATCTLLSSDTENALRHQQLIEAFTKLTASVNNMNYNMEKRMQNLEGEVKGMHQTLNIVRGEIDVLMTAILPREGLLSRSEFEFQPVSNETDLFQLNTRLGADEEFKRKVLQYLQQAISKPDVNNRLHEALDLLISRKFMPHINWSGKTHNEEKKIAFSSLSNILCVLKEVGGNQQLVVTSDYLKKFLIGKLRHAFERQNLTEERKTSCHVHKRNTM comes from the exons ATGCTGATTCAATTCCTGCCCTGCAAAACAAATCCTGCTACCTGTACCCTACTTTCATCAGACACGG AAAACGCTCTAAGACATCAGCAACTAATCGAAGCTTTTACCAAACTAACTGCATCAGTTAATAACATGAACTACAACATGGAAAAACGTATGCAGAACTTAGAGGGCGAAGTGAAAGGAATGCATCAGACGCTAAACATCGTACGGGGGGAAATAGATGTTCTCATGACGGCTATCCTGCCCAGGGAGGGACTTCTTAGCAGGAGTGAGTTTGAGTTCCAACCAGTGTCTAACGAAACAGATCTGTTTCAGTTGAACACAAGACTCGGCGCGGATGaggaatttaaaagaaaagtgcTCCAATATCTGCAGCAAGCTATCTCAAAACCAGATGTGAATAACCGGCTGCACGAGGCTCTTGATCTTTTAATATCGCGAAAGTTCATGCCTCACATTAACTGGAGCGGAAAAACTCACAACGAAGAGAAGAAGATAGCCTTTTCAAGtttaagtaatattttatGTGTGTTAAAAGAAGTTGGCGGAAATCAACAGCTTGTGGTAACTAGcgactatttaaaaaaatttctcatagGAAAACTGCGTCATGCCTTCGAACGACAAAATTTGACCGAAGAACGCAAGACATCATGCCATGTACACAAAAGAAATACGATGTAG
- the LOC125768926 gene encoding uncharacterized protein LOC125768926, whose amino-acid sequence MTDSDGSEEEDSHDESNDPDFCQMSPDDCIRYWALAGNEKHTTIRRMLKILRAKTDLKLPKDPRTILRTQRDRANIVDIGNGKFWYQGIRCCLTTELRKYDSFPSNIEFDINIDGLPLHRGARKEFWPILLKVVDHPISPVLIVGIYSGPSKPQSNELFLRPLVDELNSLTITGLEINNVIIHIKLRAIIADMPARSFIKGVQGHKGRQFCMKCCCEGESIQRRMVFADLNAPMRTDADFRNRVYKVHQTGTTPLIELHNFDIMQDVITCDSLHQIDIGVTIKFLKIWHDGVLPGRKRWNPVLCAKVNRHLQSLIFPIEAYRKLPRLEELSHWKGAECNTFLLYAAPVVLKGVLSNREYRHFMLYFCGITIFSSTAHREHWNVAQQMLKDFVGQSGSIYGKISVTPNMHTLAHIYEEAMRFGSLQNYSTYVFESKLAHIKQRLIRTSYRCLEQAIRRILEFENFQMPYKNGTCDKPYIKKRGQTIILNVRKGFTFRNDGVNDWFLTSRNQVCHFISAKNTEGNYTITCKMFGTVYEYFNEPVSSLLLHIYAAERNDYMLEDYDVDISEVKCKLVSIFDEVESKQVLFPLLRTLK is encoded by the exons ATGACCGATAGCGATGGTTCGGAGGAAGAAGATTCCCATGACGAGAGCAACGATCCGGATTTTTGTCAAATGTCTCCTGACGATTGTATACGATACTGGGCACTAGCTGGCAACGAAAAGCACACAACTATTCGTCGGATGTTGAAAATATTACGTGCAAAGACGGATCTGAAGCTGCCAAAAGATCCTAGGACTATTTTACGAACGCAGCGAGACCGAGCCAACATAGTTGATATTGGTAATGGTAAATTTTGGTATCAGGGTATTCGGTGTTGCCTGACGACTGAGCTAAG GAAATACGACAGCTTTCCAAGCAATATCGAATTTGATATTAATATCGATGGCCTTCCTCTGCATAGGGGAGCCAGAAAAGAATTTTGGCCTATTTTATTGAAAGTGGTTGATCATCCTATATCTCCTGTGTTAATCGTCGGCATCTACAGCGGGCCATCTAAACCACAAAGCAACGAGCTCTTTCTGCGTCCCTTGGTTGATGAACTCAATTCACTTACCATAACGGGActagaaataaataatgtgaTAATACATATAAAACTTCGAGCTATTATCGCGGATATGCCAGCCAGATCATTTATCAAAG GTGTACAAGGACATAAAGGGAGACAGTTTTGTATGAAATGTTGCTGTGAAGGGGAATCGATTCAACGACGTATGGTATTCGCGGACCTTAATGCTCCCATGCGAACTGATGCGGATTTTCGGAACAGAGTGTACAAGGTTCACCAAACTGGAACGACGCCGTTGATTGAACTCCATAATTTCGACATAATGCAGGATGTCATAACCTGCGATAGCCTGCATCAGATCGACATTGGCGTAACtataaagtttttaaaaatttggcaCGATGGAGTTTTGCCTGGTAGAAAACGGTGGAACCCGGTGTTATGCGCAAAAGTAAACAGGCATTTACAGAGTTTGATTTTCCCTATCGAAGCGTATCGTAAACTACCGCGACTTGAAGAGCTTTCTCATTGGAAAGGAGCAGAGTGTAACACGTTTTTGCTCTATGCAGCTCCTGTAGTTCTTAAAGGAGTTCTTTCAAATAGGGAATACAGGCACtttatgttatatttttgtggTATAACGATATTTTCGTCGACAGCACATAGAGAGCACTGGAACGTAGCACAACAAATGCTTAAGGATTTCGTTGGACAGAGCGGAAGTATTTATGGAAAAATAAGTGTTACACCCAACATGCATACTTTAGCTCACATTTATGAGGAAGCTATGCGGTTTGGCTCGCTGCAAAACTACTCCACATATGTTTTCGAATCTAAATTAGCTCACATAAAACAACGGCTGATTCGAACCAGCTATCGATGTTTGGAGCAAGCAATAAGAAGAATTCTGGAATTCGAAAATTTCCAAATGCCTtataaaaatggaacatgtGATAAACCTTATATTAAGAAAAGAGGGCAAACTATTATATTAAACGTAAGAAAAGGTTTCACGTTCAGAAATGATGGAGTGAACGATTGGTTCTTAACGAGCAGGAATCAAGTATGCCATTTTATATCAGCTAAAAATACCGAAGGGAATTATACGATCACATGTAAGATGTTTGGTACTGTGTACGAATATTTTAACGAACCTGTTTCCTCCCTTCTGTTACACATTTATGCTGCAGAAAGGAACGATTATATGTTAGAGGATTACGATGTGGATATTTCGGAAGTGAAATGCAAacttgtttccatttttgatGAAGTCGAGTCAAAGCaagttttatttccattactGCGAACtctaaaataa
- the LOC125768120 gene encoding uncharacterized protein LOC125768120, whose translation MATETKKTQAKIATLRARAQMRATEEFMVGFTEVKSNQVVERLANLESIWKAFEAAQSKLESLEEDEEQLADLFNQRNEFYNKYCEAKGFLTSNRPCALPAPDEVEPGKIKHVANVRLPKLDLPRFDGNTTDWISFKDRFVSMIDKAEDMPDVVKLQYLLSVLKGEVAKRFQHVQLTADGYSITWKALLDRYDNKRILKREYFRALFSIPPMKNDTIEELRRVSDEFTRLTQGMSALSEALVHWDTPLCNLLFYKLDGKTLLAWEEYTSKDKEDVYVKLQEFLQGRLRILSATAQASTEAQKPSSSKLTSTKQQRGIACVSMAPTPVIRCYACSQPHYLHQCESFKGMQVAQREEVITSNKLCRNCFRIGHIAQRCMSKFKCHKCHQRHHTLLHVDTAMQNPTSDNIVAATTAASGKTTVLLQTALVQVVDDNGRSFDARALLDSGSMSNFISTALANRLSNRKRHASVSIVGIGQRENHIHEAMDVVVSSKTQRFSTKLNFLVIDSPTAQLPTIEVNTKEWRIEGLPLADPFFYKPGQIDLVIGGEAFWAIHTNERISVGSNKPVFVNTRFGWTVAGTTPATTQNRHVSTNAAVSQDTLETTIRRFWELEVLPSSSSVELDEETCEKFFSETTSRNKEGKFVVKLPKVDTSRVSLGDSKAIAEKRFFNTERRLQRNPKMYEEYRKFLKEYEELGHMVVLPEPVDDSMPHCYLPHHPVQKESSTTTKNASSGN comes from the exons ATGGCCACTGAAACCAAGAAGACCCAAGCGAAGATTGCGACTCTTCGTGCCCGTGCTCAGATGAGAGCCACAGAAGAATTCATGGTTGGTTTTACGGAAGTTAAAAGCAACCAAGTGGTAGAGAGGTTAGCGAATTTGGAGTCGATCTGGAAGGCGTTTGAAGCGGCCCAGTCCAAACTAGAGTCCCTTGAGGAAGATGAAGAGCAGCTGGCCGATTTGTTCAACCAGCGCAATGAGTTCTACAATAAGTATTGCGAAGCCAAGGGATTCCTAACCTCAAATCGACCATGTGCTCTGCCTGCTCCGGATGAAGTAGAGCCGGGAAAGATTAAACACGTGGCAAACGTGCGACTGCCGAAGTTGGATTTACCAAGATTCGATGGTAACACCACAGATTGGATCAGCTTCAAGGACCGATTTGTGTCAATGATTGACAAGGCTGAAGACATGCCTGATGTTGTGAAACTGCAGTACCTGCTATCAGTGCTGAAGGGTGAAGTGGCGAAACGATTCCAGCATGTGCAGCTTACGGCAGATGGTTACAGCATCACGTGGAAGGCACTGCTAGATCGATATGATAACAAAAGGATCCTTAAGCGTGAATATTTCCGGGCGCTGTTTTCTATCCCACCGATGAAGAATGATACGATTGAAGAGCTTCGACGAGTGTCTGACGAATTTACTCGACTAACTCAAGGAATGAGTGCGTTAAGTGAGGCTTTAGTTCATTGGGATACACCGTTGTGCAATCtacttttttataagttagatGGTAAAACCTTGTTGGCTTGGGAGGAGTATACCAGCAAGGACAAGGAAGACGTGTATGTCAAGCTGCAAGAATTTCTTCAAGGTCGATTGAGAATTCTTAGTGCTACAGCTCAAGCATCAACAGAAGCACAAAAACCAAGTTCGAGTAAACTAACCAGCACGAAACAGCAAAGAGGCATCGCATGTGTAAGCATGGCACCAACTCCCGTGATACGGTGTTATGCTTGTTCACAACCACACTATTTGCATCAGTGTGAATCGTTTAAGGGCATGCAAGTGGCACAACGAGAGGAAGTCATCACATCGAATAAGCTATGCCGGAACTGTTTCCGAATCGGACACATCGCCCAGCGATGTATGTCGAAATTCAAATGCCACAAGTGTCATCAACGACATCACACATTGTTACATGTAGACACAGCGATGCAGAATCCAACATCAGACAACATTGTAGCCGCAACTACTGCCGCATCGGGAAAGACGACCGTCCTATTACAAACAGCATTAGTGCAGGTTGTGGATGACAATGGCAGATCGTTTGATGCAAGAGCGCTGTTAGACTCTGGATCGATGTCCAACTTTATCTCAACGGCTCTAGCAAATCGTCTTAGTAATCGCAAACGTCATGCTAGCGTATCTATTGTAGGAATTGGACAACGAGAAAACCACATACATGAAGCGATGGATGTAGTCGTGTCGTCGAAGACTCAGAGGTTTAGCACAAAACTCAACTTCCTTGTCATAGATTCTCCAACAGCACAGCTTCCAACAATTGAAGTAAACACCAAGGAATGGAGAATAGAAGGACTACCTCTAGCCGATCCATTTTTCTACAAACCAGGTCAGATTGATCTAGTAATTGGCGGAGAAGCATTTTGGGCCATTCACACAAACGAGCGAATTAGTGTTGGATCGAACAAGCCTGTATTTGTCAACACTAGATTTGGATGGACAGTTGCTGGAACGACCCCAGCTACAACTCAGAATCGTCACGTGTCAACAAACGCAGCAGTTAGTCAGGACACGTTAGAAACAACCATCCGACGATTCTGGGAGTTAGAGGTACTACCATCCTCATCATCAGTCGAGTTAGACGAAGAGACATGCGAGAAATTCTTCTCCGAAACGACTTCTCGCAATAAGGAAGGTAAATTCGTAGTCAAGTTGCCGAAGGTGGATACATCGAGAGTAAGTCTAGGCGATTCAAAGGCTATAGCGGAGAAGAGATTTTTCAACACCGAACGAAGACTACAAAGAAACCCGAAAATGTACGAAGAATACCGAAAGTTCTTGAAAGAATACGAAGAGTTGGGACATATGGTCGTGCTACCAGAACCAGTGGATGATAGCATGCCCCATTGCTATCTACCGCATCATCCAGTGCAGAAGGAGTCAAGCACAACGACGAAA AACGCATCGAGTGGCAATTAG
- the LOC125768121 gene encoding histone H3.3C-like has protein sequence MLFIMLFILITNIHLIPATFEYRAICLKPHAVCFKSRAITCGSVPLRLNRVPLRSNLTARAPRKQLGAPSTGGVKKPHRSGTVALREIREIGKLPFQCLMGEIAQDFRTDLRFQSAAIGALQEASEAYLVGLFEDTNLCAINAKRVTIMPKDIQLARRIRGERA, from the coding sequence ATGCTATTCATCATGCTGTTCATATTAATTACCAATATACACCTGATTCCAGCTACGTTCGaatatcgtgccatctgcCTTAAACCGCATGCCGTCTGCTTTAAATCTCGTGCCATCACCTGCGGAAGCGTTCCACTACGGTTAAATCGTGTGCCACTACGTTCGAATTTGACAGCTCGAGCTCCGCGTAAACAGCTGGGCGCCCCGTCCACCGGTGGCGTTAAGAAGCCGCATCGTTCCGGTACGGTGGCTCTTCGTGAAATTCGTGAGATCGGCAAGCTGCCGTTCCAGTGTTTGATGGGTGAAATCGCCCAAGATTTCAGGACCGATTTGCGTTTCCAGTCGGCCGCCATCGGTGCTCTGCAGGAGGCTAGTGAAGCCTATCTGGTCGGTCTGTTTGAAGACACTAACCTGTGCGCCATCAATGCCAAGCGTGTCACCATCATGCCGAAGGATATTCAGCTGGCGCGCCGTATCCGAGGCGAACGCGCTTAA